Genomic window (Tenrec ecaudatus isolate mTenEca1 chromosome 16, mTenEca1.hap1, whole genome shotgun sequence):
CCTGGTGGCTACTGTGCTCAGGACAGGGGGCCTGATGAGACCAGGCTTTCCAATGGTGCCTGACCCAGGTCCTTCTGGGGCCCGCAGCCTGGTGTGGTGACCACACTGCAAAGCCGTTTCCCGGAGCAACGCAGTGTCTGCTGGTGTGAGTCATGTGACCCTCACTGCGGGCAGGATCAGGAAAGCTACCCAGCCCTCCAGGAGAAGCAAACACTCCTGAGGCCCAAGGCCCTATTGTTTGACTCGGTCTTTCCGGAACCCGCCTGCCAACCCCAACTTGCTAACTTGGTTTAGCACTTGGGGGGCGAGCCCTGCAGACTTGTCCCCAGCAGACAGGTCCTTCCTGTCACCCCGAGTGTGTCATGAGCTGGCTGTGGGCATGCAGCTCCCCACAGGAAAGAAGCCCCTCTGGCCCACACCCAACTGAGTCTCGGTCCTAAGGAAGTGTTTATTGGGGCGGGTCAGCTGAGGGAGAAGTGCTGGGCACAGAGGTCACTAGGCTGGCCCAGCAGGCCTGTGGCTGGGAGGAACTCCAAAGGCACTGGCTCCGGAACCTTCTTGTTCAGGTCCTGCTCGAACACCTGGGGGCAGCAGTTGGCACTCAGCTTTGGGTCCTTGTGCCCTTGTGCCCCGTTCCCGGCCCCCTGGCCCCCCCTCACCTCGTAGGGCGTGAGCTCCAGCAGTGGTGCGATACTGGCCTCAGGGACGTTCAGCGCCTGGTTGATGACGCCGGCGGCCTTGGCCACCGCAGGGTGGTAGTGTTTCTGTAAGGCCTGAGGGCAGAGGACAGTGAGGACCTGTGGGAGGTGGGGACAGTGCTGTCTCTGCAGTAAAGTGACaaggacggggggtggggggcctcaCCTGCAGCTCCCACAGTGAGCTCTCCAAGGCATGGCTCCCAGCGGGGTCCGGCTCTCCAGGGTCGTAGGGGTCTGAGTCTAGCTCTGGGGTGGAGGTCCAGACCTGCTTCGTACCAGCCCAGCCCCAGGGGCTCGGCCCCCTGCCCCttgcccccctacccccaccccccactcaccAGGGCCCTGGGGCCGGTGCACGAGGACTCGGCAGGCGGGGTGCCGGCGCAGCAGGTTGCAGATGAAGGGCAGGACCATGAGCAGGGCCTCGGGGGGCGCAGTGAGTGCCAGGCGGGACAGGCGCTTGGCAAAGGCGGCCacgaggtaggcaggaaggtgtctgggggagagaaaggtatGAGGCTGTGGGGGCACCTGCTCCCCCTTGGGGGCTGTGGAGTGGCACCCTCTCGGGGCCCCAACAGCACTCACGAGGAAGACAAGAAGAGGTCGGCCAAGTGGAAGAAGCGTGCCCGGTACTTGACATGGAAGACGGACGGCTCTAGGAGGCTGTAGAGCTTTCGATAGAAGTCGGGGtactccctggggtgggggggggaatgatGGTGAAGGAGCAGTCTCAGGGCCCCAGGTCCTACACGTCCCAGAAAGTTCCTGGCAGGGACACACAGAAGCCCCCAGCGCGCCCCACTCACAGATTGTGCTTGTGGATCAGGATGAAAAGTCCGTTTAGGGCCAAGAGGCTGATGGCACCACCTGCAGAGAAACCAGCCCCTGacttcctgccctgccctgcccgtcCTGCAGGTGGGCTGGGCGGCAGGGCTCCGCTCACTCACCGACGTCATAAGCACTGGTGAGGAAGTCCGTCATGAGCGCCGGCTGGGCCAGGTGAGGCAGGATGGCCTCGTGCATGATCACCAGCACCTTCTTGTAGAGGCTGATGGGGAGCTGGGGGCACAGGCGGGGCTAAGCATGGATAGAGCCCCACTGCCCCCTAGCCCACAGCCCCCGACCTACCTTGTGCTTGAGGAAGCTTAGCCACATGACCTGAAAGGCTTTCCTGTGTTCctgcagagggggggggggatgggggtggtggtgaggggcccTGTACCCACCTTAGAGGACAGAGCTCGCCAGACACCCGGATGTCAACTTCGGGAGCCCGCCCTCCCGGCCACAGCACAAGGCCCCCTCCCCGCCTGGTCAGAGGCCTCCTGGACCCTGATGTCCCAGGGTGCTGGCTGTCCCCTCAGCAGACCCTGCCGGTGCGAGGGGCGGAGCTGCTCACCTTCAGGTGTGCCACCTTCCATTTGTCTGATGGCTCTGCACAAAGGGAGTCAGTTGAGGGGCGTGGCCCTGGGGTCACCCTGGGTGGTACCCCTACCCTCGTTCCCTGGGTGCTCACCCTTGTGCCTCACGTAGAAGTTGGGAGTGCGGCCCTCCTGGCGAGGCAGGCTGATGGCCGAGAGCAGAGTGAAGGTGTTGTTCCAGAAGGGGAGGGGCACCTGCGGGAGCCTTGGCTGAGCACCTggcactgcccctcccccacccaaggtGCCCACGGACTCACCTCTGCCCGCCCGTCGGTCACTCTGGCCAGGGCCCCTGTGGCTGCCTGCATGGCGTGGTAGCGGAGGTCATCGTACTCCAGGGAGCTGTGCAGCTGGGAGAGCAGCAGTGCCCGGTCCTCCTCCAGAGACAGCAAGCCTTCCACCACGAGCTGGGGCCGAGTGAGGGGTGAGTGACACCCACAGGGGCCCGCGTGGGCAGCCCcatcccctcctccaggcccctCACCTTGAAGAGTTCCCGTGGAAAGAGATAGTGGCCCTCCCACTTGGGTTTCTCCAGAGGGTGAGTACCTTCCAGCTGCACAAACTTCATGAGGGTGCTGAGTGCCAGCTCCTGGGAACGGGGGGCGGGGGTGAGCACACAGGACAGGCCCAGAGCAAACCCAGGGGAGAACCTGAATTTCCACAGCTGTACTCAGGTCTGAGCGGCCAGCCGAGACTTGCACAAAGCAAGGGCCTAGCAGACAGTGGCTACAGATGCATTTCCAAGTAGAGCCGAGGTTATAGGTGGTACACTTTCAAGCTTCAACAAGTGGACAATGAAAGGAAGTACCCACCTACAGGGACATCTAGTCTCTCTAGCCAACCACTGCCACTCGAACTAGATGTGGGGCCCCAAGAGGGTAGGGTGTCTGATTGTATGTGACAGTAGAAATCAGGATGTCCCTAACTCTTTGTTGGTGGCTCGACTACAATAAAGAACAAGTGTGGAGGAGAACGTGATGGCTCACTGCAGGTGAGAAGTCATAAGAAGCGTGGAGGTGCTGGTTCAGAGCCGGCGCCCAGCATAGCTTATCTGAGCACCTGGACCTGCACAGGGGCTGACCCACTGACAAGCGCACCATGTTGGTCACCAACACCTGAGCCCTCCTCTTAAGTCCTATTGCAACCTCCGCAGCAGCTATTGATAGCCCTCGAGCATTCAAGTGGCCCCTGGGCAGGACCAGGCACCTGTCCCAGGTGAAGGCAGAACGGAAGTGGCAGAACTGGGATGCAAGCTTAGATTCAGCTACCAGGGCTGGCCACCCACACTATACCCCTGGGTCCCCATCAGAACACCAGCCCAAGGAAAggcttgtcctcagcgatcagcGGCCTGAGACTCACCTGGACCTGAAAGGAGGGGTGAGCCAGGAGCTCGCCCAGGCGATTACAGCAGCTGTGGTAACGGTGCCGCATCCACACCTTGTACTTGTGTGTGGCGCCTTGGGACCCTGCGGGTGGGGCGTGGGTCAGCTGTGTGAGGCTCGTGCTAGGCTAGCTGCCCCACCCTGGGACCCCCAACAGCTCAGCCCAGGTAACAACATTGGGAACAAGTCATGCCCTCCAAACCTGGACGTCCCACGGGCGTGAGGGGTGAACGGGCCCAGGAGAACACATGGCGAGACACGCCTTCCAAATGTTcagggcttggggggggggggcgggcagcgGGCAGCTCGGATGCTGCGGTTAAGCCctagctgccaaccaaaaggtcggcggttcaaacccccaGCTCCTCCGCGGGAGGAAGCCGAGGCAGTCGGCGTCCAGAAGTAAAGCAtcgcagcctcggaaacctaGTGAGGCAGATCCCTCCAGGGGGGCGTGTGGGTGTTCGGTTCAGGGCTCTTGGGTTAGCGCCCTGGTCCCCGGCAGTCACCACGTGGACCTGGCCTCTCCTCCCCTCAGCGACCCTCACCGGTCATGACCGCGTCTTCCGGAGGCAGCCGGCCCACAAACAGCTCCCCTCGCTCCAGCAAAGCCCCAAAAAGGCGGCTGCATATGCGGATGGCGTCCTGGATCTCCTCCGGGCTGTCAGCCTGCGCGCGAGAGCCAGGCCGTGACTCCGCGCTCCCCCGGCCCCCCGCCGCCCCGCGCTCAGGTCCCGCCGCGCGCGCACCTGCAGCGCCGCCAGAATGTCGAAGACCCCGTTGGCCTCGCTGCGGCTGCCCAGCACGGCTTCCAGCAGGCGGCCCAGCGCCCGGCGCGCGCCGCCACCCGGCTCCATGGCGCGAGTGAGTGCACGCCGCCACCGCGGCCGGCGCGCTGGTGACGTCACGTCCCGGACGCTGCGGCGCGCTGGTGACGTCACCCGCGGCGCGCTCGTTGCGTCCCTGCAGCGCCGCGCTGGCGTCGGCGGGGTCGGTGGCGGCCATGGCGCTCTTTCACGTGGCCCGGTACCCGGGGCCCGAGGCGGCGGAGGCGGCGGAAGGCGCGGGCGGCCGGGCGCGCGTGCTGCTGGAGCGGCTGCAGAGCCGGGCGCGGGCGCGGGAGCAGGAGCGGGAGCAGGCGCAGGGCCCGGCGGCCACCCCGGGCCCGGGGAAGAGGCGGCGGCGGCCACGGCGGCGGCGGCCCGGGAGCAGAGCGGGCCCGGAAAGCCCGGACGTCCAGCGGAGGAAGCGGCCGAAGACGGGGGACGGAGACGCGGCTG
Coding sequences:
- the NOC4L gene encoding nucleolar complex protein 4 homolog, translated to MEPGGGARRALGRLLEAVLGSRSEANGVFDILAALQADSPEEIQDAIRICSRLFGALLERGELFVGRLPPEDAVMTGSQGATHKYKVWMRHRYHSCCNRLGELLAHPSFQVQELALSTLMKFVQLEGTHPLEKPKWEGHYLFPRELFKLVVEGLLSLEEDRALLLSQLHSSLEYDDLRYHAMQAATGALARVTDGRAEVPLPFWNNTFTLLSAISLPRQEGRTPNFYVRHKEPSDKWKVAHLKEHRKAFQVMWLSFLKHKLPISLYKKVLVIMHEAILPHLAQPALMTDFLTSAYDVGGAISLLALNGLFILIHKHNLEYPDFYRKLYSLLEPSVFHVKYRARFFHLADLFLSSSHLPAYLVAAFAKRLSRLALTAPPEALLMVLPFICNLLRRHPACRVLVHRPQGPELDSDPYDPGEPDPAGSHALESSLWELQALQKHYHPAVAKAAGVINQALNVPEASIAPLLELTPYEVFEQDLNKKVPEPVPLEFLPATGLLGQPSDLCAQHFSLS